AATGTAGTGGCCCAGAGGGCTCTGGAAGGAATCgggcagccctccctccctcacggTGGCTCCATAGCCAGGCCAGCACCACCCATGCTTCCTTCCTGTCAAGCAAACCAGCTTTATTGGGCCTCTATTATAGGACCCCAGCTGATGGCCCGGACGTTCAGGGGCACAGATCACAGACAGAGCTACTGAAGCTTCTTTCCTAATCCCTCCAATATGCACGTGCCGGGCGTCTACTGGCCGTGAGGCCCCGGAATGGTCTCTGGAACAATGTCCAGGGGCCCCTGGCCCAGGCCACCTGGTGGCCAGATCcaagcccctttctctctcctcccgcAGGGCGACTCTGGTGGCCCCCTGGTCTGCCAGAAGGACGGAGCTTGGACCCTGGTGGGCATCGTGTCCTGGGGCAGCAACACCTGCTCCACCTCTAGGCCCGGCGTGTATGCCCGCGTCACCGAGCTCATGCCTTGGGTACAGCAGATCCTGGAAGCCAACTGAGCCGTCAGCCCCACCATGACCTCCCTGCTGACCTGCTCCCACAGAGTCAATAAACCAATAAAAGACACACTGATGATGGTGTCTCCTGTGTTGGGGCCTCTGAGTCCTCCTTCTCCCGAACATGGGTCTTCACTGGGTCAGGTACCAGAGGGTCCCCAGAGAGGCCCCCCTTTAGTCTTCCTCCCCAGAGCGTGGCCAGGAAGGGCGCAGGTAGATGATGTGAGATCTGGGCCCCCGCCCGGCAGGCACGGCGGccggggggggtgggcagggagcgGGCCCAGCGGGGGATGAGCCCTGCTGCTGGCTGCACACACCTGTGGTCCCAGGGAACCTTCCCAGGAGCAGCCCCCCGGGGCCGACTCTTTCCCAGGCCCGGGCAGGAGCCAGGTGCTTCTGAACCCAAGGACTCACGATAAGGGAGGGATGGCGAGGCACGTTGCAATTGGTGGGCCAGGGGAATATAACGGGGGTCCTTCGGGCGGACCCCATCCCACCTCCTGAGTGGAACACCATGGCCCTTCTCCCGGTTGTCCTTGGCTTCCTCCTCTTTGGCAGCAGTTCTGGTGAGTGCAAGGTTCCGGTGGGCCCGGCAGCCCCGGACCAAGCCTCTCCCACTCCCCGGCCCCCACCGCCAGAAGCTGGGAACCGGAGGACCAAGTCCCCACAAGTCTAACCGCCCGCGGGGGCCGGCCCCCCGCCCACGCCTCTCAGCCTCTCTGGGAGCCTCTCCTCggctccccactcctcctccccctggaGGTCCGTCGGGCCCCTCAGACTCAACCGGACAGGCTGGACCTGCCTCGTTTTGGCCTTGTCCACCCGCTCAAAAGCCGGGGTTCATCCGGGCTCCTCCACACCTGCCCCCGAGCCGTAGGAGCTCTGCCTCGAGAATGTCTCCCACGCCCATCCCTTTGGCCCCGCCCCCCGGTCCTCTGGACGTGGGCAGCCTCTCGGGTCTATGCTGCCCTGAGCAGGGTAACTCTCTGACCCCAGCCTGCCCCTGCTGCagacccaggggccctgagaacAACAGCGACTCCAGCAGGACATCCCGGCCCCCACGCCCCGGGACCCTGgggtcagcaggggagggacgcTCCTCTCAGGACACGCAGTGGACACCCAGCCTTCGGGCTCTAGGCCCCGCCCAACTCCAGATGCCCTCAGCCTCAAGGACCCTCCACAAGGACACCTGGGGCAGCCGCTGGCTGGGTGACAAGGGGCCGGCTGCCCTGCCCTGGCCAAAGCTCTGGGTGCTAGGTTGCCACCTAGGTTCCAGAGGCCTGGAAGTGCCAGGCTCTATCCCTGGCCCCCTTGGGACACCATCCGCTGACCAGCTGCCGTGTCCCTGCCCCCAGGCTGTGGGGTCCCTGCCATCCACCCTGAGCTGAGTGGCCTGTCCCGGATCGTCAATGGAGAGGATGCGgtccccagctcctggccctgGCAGGTGTCCCTGCAGGTGAGAGGGAAGCTGAGGAGAGGTGGGTTAGACGGGGAGGGGTCAGGCGTGAGGGGGAAGGCTGACTGTCTCACCTGTCTCCCCAGACTCGCTCCGGCTTCCACTTCTGCGGGGGCTCCCTCATCAGCCAGCACTGGGTCGTCACTGCTGCCCACTGCAGGGTCAGGTGAGGCCTGCGTGGGGGCAGTGGGGACGCCCTGGCTGTCAGGGAATGACGGTCACTCCTTGCCCTTTCCCACCCCTGCCCGGCCACCCACTAGGCTTCCAGGGAATGAAGCCTGGCGGAAAGGGTCTGAGACAGATGGCAGGTGGGGACAAAGCTGCTGttatccacccctccccccggaGAAAATCCCCACCCTCATGCCCCCCACCACCTCAGGCCCCAGCCTGTTCCACGAGAGCTGGTCTAGTCCTGTGCCTCCACCTTACAGACggggcaactgaggcccagaggtccCCGTGGGAGTGAGGGGCCCAGAAAGGGCTTCCCTCACCTGGGTACCCtctgctgcctcctctctctccaggaAGAGCCACCGTGTGGTGGCTGGGGTGTCTGATCACGGCTCTGACGAGGAGGCTGTCCAGGTGTTGAGGATCACTGAGGTACCGCCAGGCAGGCCGGCTGAGGAGGGTGGGGCGGTAAGGCCATGGCAGGGCTGCCCCTGGGCGCCAGGGATGGGTGAGGACCGTGGTGGGCAGGGTGTGTGGGCACAGAGGACCCCAGCCAGTCGGCTCAGGCCTCACCCACCAaagccttcttcccttctttcccaagTAAGAAGACTCCTATTCAAACACTGAAGTTTGGCTCATTGTAGAAAAGCACAAGAATAGAAAAAACTAAATATCACCAACGTGTCGAGGGCCATTTTCCCACCAGTTTCCAGAGATTTTGACCGTGCGGCCCCATCTGTGTTCACTCTCAACAAGGGCCCCTTGGCAATGAGCCCTCTCCTGGCCTGAGATCCCTCCCGTCCATGAGATCGGCCATCCTCCCGTGAGGACTGCCCAGCCCCCATGGCATCTCCACAGGTGTTTGAATACCCACTGTGGGATCAGGTTTCGGGCCGCAACGACATCGCCCTGCTGAAGCTGGCCACACCGGCCCTCCTCTCGACCACCGCGTCCCCCGTCTGCCTGCCCAGTGCCAACACCAGCTTCCCTGCCGGCTCCCTCTGCGCCACCACTGGCTGGGGCAAGACCCGGTATAACTGTGAGTGTCCTTGCAGGGGCTTTTCAGAAGGGAGACTCATTCGGCTTTTATGGTCTAAATTCCAAGCACACAAATTCCAAGTCGtatatctttcattttttctttttaaacattttaaaaaatgtttatttttgagacagagggtgagtgggggaggggcagagagcgagggagacacagaatccttagcaggcccaggctctgagctgtcagcacagagcccgatgtggggctcaaacccatgaaccgtgagatcacgacctgagctgaagtgggatgcttaactgactgagcccttcAGGCCCTCCTTTCCGTTTCTTTACTTAAAACCCTcttaatgaaagaatgaaagaataaagatgagCTTAAATACTGCACACTTGAAGACGAAGTTGCTGAAGAAACGCCCAAGTACCAGCAGGTGGCACTCTCACTACGTTGCAACGAGGTCCCCACGGTCGGGTTTCCAGCCTGGACTCCTCTCCAGACTTGAGGCGGACGCTTGTGTCAAGCTCGCCGTGAAGTCTGGGCCGAGAGTCAGATGTCCGGGTGTGGTTCGGGGCCCCGAGAGTCCGGCTGggtctcctcccctgccccggcTGCTCCCTCCGCTGACGACCTTCCTCCGGGGCCCCGGGTGCTCCTGCCCAGGCCCCGACTCACCCTCTGGTCCTTGACCGGGACGGAGGCGGCCAGGAAAGGGCAGCAGGAGGACGGTGCTCCCCCATCTGCCACCCAGAGCGGCGGGTCCCCAGCAGGGGCCCCGTGAAAAGGACGTCAGCCCCCTTCCCCGGAGGGGAGGCAGTGCCCCCCGCCCACCACACGGGCTGCCAGGGCACGGCTCGCGTGAACAGCTGTGCTGGAAGCCGTGTCACCACTGCCTGGTGTGGAATCGGAGAGGAAGGGGTCCCGCAGGGACTGTGAGGTCTGAGGGAAGGTGGGGAGCTCCGTGTCTGAGGTCATGGTGATGGGGAAGGACTGGGAGcaggcaggggggaggcagggtcTCCTCCACCCCGGGGTGGGCCGGCTGGGTGAGGGCTCCTGACctccgctccccccccccgcccccgcccccgcccccgcctcctgTGTCCCTCCAGCCAACAAGACCCCCGACAAGCTGCAGCaggcggccctgcccctcctgtccaACGCCGACTGCAAGAAGTTCTGGGGCAGCAAGATCACGGACGTGATGATCTGCGCCGGGGCCAGCGGCGTCTCGTCCTGCATGGTAAGGCCTGGCTCCGccccccccgccggccccgcccccgccccgcccccgctcggGCCAGGGGGCTGCTCCCTTCTGCCGCGTCCGCTCCACCCCTCTGGGCGGCAGTGGCGCTGGGGGCCCCCACGCCAGCCAGCCGGGGGAGAGTGTCAGCCACGTGCCCCCGGCCCACCAGGAGTAGGCGACAGAGCTGGGGCTGCCACGTGGCCCCGATCGGAGAGCCTCCTGCCCAGTCTCTGCCCCCACACTTGTCATTTGTCTGCACAGAACCTGCGCGGGGGCAGGTCAGGGCACACCGGGGCCCCGGCACCCCGCTTCAGGCTTGTAAACAGGTCCTTTCTCCTCCTGCAGGGCGACTCTGGCGGCCCCCTGGTCTGCCAGAAGGacggagcctggaccctggtgGGCATCGTGTCCTGGGGCAGCGACTGGTGTAACCCATTCTCACCGGGGGTGTACACCCGTGTCACCAAGTTTATTTCCTGGGTTCTCGGGGTTCTGGAGGCCAATTgaacccctgccccaccccccacccccacttccgcAAAACCCAAATAAAACCCTAGAGCAACTGCGTGCCTCTTCACTTCTGTGTCCTCGCCAGCGTGCTGAGCGGTGGAAGGCTGGCTGTCTTCACTGGGGTCCCCTCTGTGGAGTCCAAGAGGGCTGACAGACCCTACCCTTTCTTcacagagatggggagactgaggcccaagTTCACATGCAGAACAGTCAGAGCTAGGAGCAGCACTCCCTGAATCCCAGGGCTCTTGTCTCACCTGGGGTGCCAGACATACTTGGAAAGGCTGGGGAGGCCACACGTGGACCCAGGACAAGGGCCCTCTGGGCCCCCACACCCCAACTTGGAGGCCACGTCTATGTGTATTTCAAAATAGACACTTGGGAAGGAGTTCCACAAGCTGATATTATGAGCTTCTAAGAGCAAAGTTCTAGGTGAGGTCTGTGAAAACGAGTTTATGTGGAATCCCCCAGGGGTGCCCTCGACCAATTCTGTGCCACAGTAAAGCCCACCTCGCTCCCGGAGCCGCCTTGGACCCCACGCTGGCCCTCGCTCTGGCCGGGGGCCGTGGGACCTCACCACGGGCTCCACACTCACCGAGCCTCTCCAGCCTCCAGCGCTGGTGTCACAGAGCTTCTCTCCAGCAGCCCCAGCTCCCCAGGTCTCAGGGCCATTGGCACACCTGCCCCCACCTTGCAGAAGACCCCTGGCCTCACGCCACTAGCCCAGCCCTGTTTCCcagggccttggtttcctcttgAAGGGacccactttttctttatcctccCGAGAGAGAACTGCCCATGGCATCACCACAAATCCGCTCGGTCGGCTGCTCCTCCCCTGCGGCATCTGAGATCAAGGACACACCTGCGTACACCCAGGGGCCCTCCTGCCTCTCACACCAGAGGccgcttttcatttttaaacttttatttaaatgtagacTATTAGTCAAATGATTggaaaatcaataatgaaaaatagTGTTTGGGTTCTTCTCCTGGTTACAGTGGTGCTTGCACTGTCGGGGGAACATGGCGCTCCTGTGGGTCGACGGTCAGCTCAAGGGAGCTCAAGGGGTCGTCTGAGGCCATGTGGGTGGGGGGGGCCTGTGCGGCTAGCCTGGCCCCCAGGGTACTCAGGGAAGACCATCAGCTCCCTCCTCAGGCTCGGCTCCCGGGGGGGGCCAGCTCCGCTTGGGCTCCTCCGAGGAGGCCCCGTCCCATATCCTGCCCCATCATAAATATGTACAAACCCCTGGACAGTCTGGGGCACCAGgcctgggcagagctggggtgcCTGTCCCCACGCCTGCAGCATGGCGACTCAGGACGGGTGCCGCCCTCCTCCCGACCCCCACCTCTCTGGTCCCGTGCTCTCAGGCGGCGGCCAGCTGGCCCAAGACCCGGCGGAACTGCTGGGTGCTGTGCCCCAGCTCCTTGACCCTGTCCACCATGTCCTGGGCGGCAGCGGGTGACGGGTACTGCAGGGCGGCAGCCTTGGTGGTGGCGACGATGCCACGCaggaggtcacacagcaggttgCTGTAGTGGGTCACCTGGCTGCGCACGTCGGCCGCCTTGGCCTGCCGTGACAGCGTGTCCCCGATGAACACCAGCTTGTGGGCGCTGAGGATGACAAACTTGCTGTGCGCCACGAAAATCTTGGGCGGCTGGTTGGTGGCCACGGCGGTGAAGAAGGCGTCCACGGCGTTGGTCAGGGTGGTCAGGTTTGCCTCGCACTGCTCCAGGTAAAAGAGCAGCAGCTGCCGGTCCGAGGGCCCCAGGCCGCCCGGCCGCcctggggccaggggctgggccgCCGTCCAGTTGGCCAGGTCGTGGTCGATGGGCCGCGACACCTCCTGCTCCAGTCGCTCAAACTGCTtcagctggggcagagggagagcagagtGAGCATCGCAGCCACACGCACAAAGGAAACCCGCTCTCTCTGCGCTACAGGCCATGCACGGGTCCTCTCCAAGGAGCTTCTGCCCATCTCAGAAAGGCAGGATTCCATTTACAGAACagttttgaaatgacaaaacgATAGAAAATGAGCAGTTGTAGTGTTTCGGGACGCCAGTCTGTTGGTGTGGGTGCTGTTCCCTGCTGCCTTAGGACACAATCCTTGGGGGACACTGGGTGAAGGGCACACAGGACTGTTCTGTACTCTCTCTGCAACCTCCTACGAATCTATGCGTACTTCAAAAcgagttaaaaacaaacacacacacacacacactcacacacatttttgtctttaacaTATACGTTGTAAAAAGATTCAAATacattaagcagaaaaaaaaaaggtgtcacCTGGAAACCCACGCACCCAGAAAAAACCTCTGATAAAGTACAATTCTGGTAAATTATCTTTCtgtgacatggggctcgatcccatgaccctgagatcatgacctgagtcaagatcaagagttggacgcttaaccaactgagccaaccagatgcccctataaattattttttacaaccAAACATTAACgtatttacagatgatatgatataatgtctccaaaataaattggGGGGAAGGGGTGCTAGATAACCAGGTTAGCTATTGTGCTGAGGGATTGGGGCTGGGTGAATGGTATCGGGactgtcttctttaattttataaatatattcaatttcccacaataaaaacttgaaacaaaaaaagaaagcgcTGGCTGGCTTAGCTGGTAggacatgcgactcttgatcttggggttgtaagttcgagccccacattgggtgtatgtagagattacttaaaaaaaaaaaaatacttttccaaTATGTTTATTGAAATAAATCCAGGTGTAAGTggatccatgcagttcaaacccctgCTGTGCGAGACTCAACtgaatatatagtattttatattctaCTGTTAGCACCTAACAGTAGGTCACGTGCTTCGTGTCAGTCATgacaggaggagggaaagggaaactTCTACAACGGGCAGCCCCTGCCTTGGGAGTTATCAGCGTGGACTGACGTGTCCTTACCAGTGCTGGTTCTGCCCAGGGGACTAAGCGGCTGCGACCAGCTGTGCACAGATTCAGGGAAAGACAAGTTCTATTTTATCCACGATTTCAAGGCTTAATTGGCTAAACCACCCTGGAACTGCCCTGTCCTAATATCTGAAACACTCGGACTTTCCTCCTCAGGCAGCAACCTGGTGAAACTCACCACTCGGCTCTCATATCCAGCGAGAAGCACACTCATTTTTAGTTTGAACTCTGCAGGGTCTTTCCTGTTTTCTGACAATTCTTAATAGCTACATACTGTTCTACTGTAtgaatgtttgtattttatttaatcaacCAATATTCCAATATTAgatatttggggtgggggtttCCAGATCTTTCACTGATGTGGAAACAGAGCAATCAACACCCTTGTCCATACATTTTACCCGCCATATTATACTTGTGCTTTATGCTCTGGCCTAAGAGCTGTAGACCTTTAGAGTTTTTCATCTATACTCCTCTTATTCTAGCTTCTAGTAATTTCTCTAAGTGATCAAGCAGTTACACGAAGAGATTTATATTCAGCTCAGCACCGTTTACAGAAGTAATTCTGGGAATAACTGACATGTCCACCACCAAGGGACTGGATAAATAAATGCTGGAAGGGTCCAGAGAAAGATAAAGTACATGTTCATTTCTCTGATCAGTGGAGATTCCGTATATTATTaggcagacagacagatgatggatggatagagacACCTAATAATTACCCTTGGTTCCTTTACTGAGTACATTATATGGGCCAGGCACTTCCTAAGAATTATACATTCTTTACTCACTCCTTACAATTACCTTGAGATGGATATAACTATGATCCCCACTTCACAGCTGGGGAAACTGTGGCTCTGTGGGTCTCAGGATGGAGGCGGCTCTCACCTACACCATCCTTCCCCCTgaccggtgggggggggggggggatgggtgggaggtggaggggtggagCGAGGACAACTTTATGGGTGATGTTTCTGTGCT
The sequence above is a segment of the Leopardus geoffroyi isolate Oge1 chromosome E2, O.geoffroyi_Oge1_pat1.0, whole genome shotgun sequence genome. Coding sequences within it:
- the LOC123579462 gene encoding chymotrypsinogen B-like, which produces MALLPVVLGFLLFGSSSGCGVPAIHPELSGLSRIVNGEDAVPSSWPWQVSLQTRSGFHFCGGSLISQHWVVTAAHCRVRKSHRVVAGVSDHGSDEEAVQVLRITEVFEYPLWDQVSGRNDIALLKLATPALLSTTASPVCLPSANTSFPAGSLCATTGWGKTRYNSNKTPDKLQQAALPLLSNADCKKFWGSKITDVMICAGASGVSSCMGDSGGPLVCQKDGAWTLVGIVSWGSDWCNPFSPGVYTRVTKFISWVLGVLEAN